Within the Paenibacillus sp. AN1007 genome, the region ACAAGCTGATTATGGCTGTACCTTTGTACACACGGATTTGGACCGAGAAAGCGAATGAACAGGGAGAGATCAAGGTATCCTCCAAAGCAGTAGGTATGAACAGCGTTCAAGAACTGATTCGGGAAAAGAAGCTGAAACCTGTACTGGATCAGGCAAGCGGACAAAACTATGTGGAGTACAAGGAAGACGGTGCCGTCAAAAAGATCTGGATTGAAGATGTGGTATCCCTGCAAGCGCGGGTGGAGCTTATTGCTTCGTTAAGACTCGGGGGTGTGGCTGCGTGGAACAGAAGTTTTGCCAATGCCTCGGCATGGGAAACACTCAAACAAGCAGGTTACTCTAAATAATTTTTGAACTCATCATACACATCATTGGCAGTATGGAAAAAGCCCCGGTAGTGGATACCGGGGCTTTTTATGTTACAACTGCTGTGCCAGTGTGCATTGATAACGGATACGCTTACAGGATGTAAATTGCGCATCATGTGCATTGCTGGATACCCTGCAGCCGATCTGGAGGGAAGTTCAGACATCAAGTTGTGGGTCGATGAAAAACAGGACAGTGGAAGAAATACAAAAACGGGATTTCAGAGTGAAGCGCAGTTACTTGGAAGTTGCGGCGGGTGGACTAGATGCCTCCAAAGGTTGACTCATCGTGTTTGCTTTGTTTGGATCCATCGTCAGAATCGTATGACAAAACATGCAGCGATCCGTTTTACCCAGCATTTTGGTTAACTTGCCGCATTCCGGACAATCGACCTGTACAGCACTGGTTGAAAGCATGCCAGCCCAGAAATAAATGATTAAACTGCCAAGCATGGCAATAAGGCCAATTACGAGGCCGATGGCAGCAATGACCTTTCCGGCATGTCCCCAGAACACAATTCCTGCCGTCCCGAGTATCATTAGACCCATCCCTAACATGGTTAACAGTAATCCCCAAGTGCGAAAAGCATTAATTTTAGCTGATTTAAAAATCATGAAAAATGCTCCTATCGTATGAGTAGTATTGGACCCGAAAAAGAAGGAAACGCTGTACTTCATGTAGAATTACATTATAACTGACTTGGCGACATTCTGCCATGAATTGTATAAATTGTATGGAGGGAATCGTGGAATTAAAGAACCTTGCTTTTTTGTCTGAACAGTCGGAAGAGACAGGGGCAGTTGGGGCTATCGCTTATTCCCACCCGGGAGAGCGATTCCACGGCTCCCTGATTCAGGATTTTGACTTGCTTGTACTAATTGTGCATAACACAGATCAGCCT harbors:
- a CDS encoding DUF2614 family zinc ribbon-containing protein — protein: MIFKSAKINAFRTWGLLLTMLGMGLMILGTAGIVFWGHAGKVIAAIGLVIGLIAMLGSLIIYFWAGMLSTSAVQVDCPECGKLTKMLGKTDRCMFCHTILTMDPNKANTMSQPLEASSPPAATSK